A region of Bifidobacterium adolescentis ATCC 15703 DNA encodes the following proteins:
- a CDS encoding TetR/AcrR family transcriptional regulator produces MSVAAWDRFLQEQDSWPAASRANTSTPYGTQARNALAGKTFEKKKRMSQEERHLQILQAAVKIIATKGFWGMSLQDIADEIGITEAALYHYISSKDDLLNMVLSECYDTPDADEYNAVTAAVTDNDGHRVYFYPRYCLNIALYNLQRPELVQLYSVLNGEALSPTHPAHNFFIGRHMRNWEMICSMNWILPTGVDEERFYDLYTLAMSAMDGLQYRWLGDDSMNLLEEWMSISDIIFPPSEWAGFTDPSEYDPAPDRCLLPFTLSARQ; encoded by the coding sequence ATGAGCGTTGCGGCATGGGACCGTTTTCTGCAGGAACAGGACAGCTGGCCCGCCGCGTCACGCGCCAACACTTCAACCCCCTATGGCACTCAGGCGCGCAACGCATTGGCGGGCAAGACCTTCGAGAAGAAAAAGCGCATGAGTCAGGAGGAGAGGCACCTGCAGATCCTCCAGGCGGCCGTCAAAATCATCGCCACCAAAGGATTCTGGGGCATGAGCCTGCAGGACATAGCCGACGAGATCGGCATCACCGAGGCGGCGCTCTACCATTACATTTCGTCGAAGGATGACCTGCTCAACATGGTGCTGTCGGAATGCTACGACACCCCCGACGCCGACGAGTACAATGCGGTGACCGCCGCCGTGACCGACAACGACGGTCATCGCGTGTATTTCTACCCCCGTTACTGTCTGAACATCGCACTGTACAATCTGCAGCGTCCGGAATTGGTGCAGTTGTATTCGGTGCTCAACGGCGAAGCGCTCAGTCCGACGCATCCGGCGCATAATTTCTTCATCGGCCGCCATATGCGCAATTGGGAGATGATCTGTTCGATGAACTGGATCCTGCCGACCGGCGTGGACGAGGAACGTTTCTACGACCTGTATACGCTGGCGATGAGCGCGATGGACGGTCTGCAATACCGTTGGCTGGGCGACGATTCGATGAATCTGCTTGAGGAATGGATGTCGATTTCCGACATCATCTTCCCGCCAAGCGAATGGGCCGGCTTCACCGATCCAAGCGAATACGACCCCGCCCCAGACCGCTGCCTGCTGCCGTTCACCTTATCGGCACGTCAGTAA
- a CDS encoding alpha/beta hydrolase, which yields MPCNISYFEHKIPGIDDSTATFVGYCLDNSKEIDPDRRRPSVLVIPGGGYEMTSDREAEPIAMQFLAAGFNAFVLRYSVKPSVFPVALLEAAEAVRRMRAHAAEWHVDGDRIAVIGFSAGGHLAANLATSASDDVLAAHGYDPDAVRPNALMLAYPVITSGPLAHRGSFDALLGDRKADAEALEPVSIEKHIDAKTPPVFVWHTVPDDCVPYENTLMLIDACKKAGVSIEAHLFPSGGHGLALGTAETAWQGVNGIEECVQAWPKLAVAWMRRTLAQ from the coding sequence ATGCCATGCAATATTTCATATTTCGAACACAAGATTCCCGGCATCGATGACAGCACGGCCACATTCGTCGGCTATTGCCTTGACAACAGCAAGGAGATCGACCCGGACCGCAGACGTCCATCCGTGCTGGTGATACCCGGCGGCGGCTATGAAATGACGTCTGATCGTGAGGCCGAGCCAATCGCCATGCAGTTCCTTGCAGCCGGTTTCAACGCCTTCGTGCTACGGTATTCCGTCAAACCGTCCGTATTCCCCGTCGCGTTGCTGGAAGCCGCAGAAGCGGTGCGACGCATGCGTGCGCACGCCGCCGAATGGCATGTCGACGGCGATCGAATCGCCGTCATCGGCTTTTCCGCCGGTGGCCACCTCGCCGCCAATCTTGCGACTTCCGCCAGTGACGACGTGCTCGCGGCACACGGCTATGATCCGGACGCGGTACGTCCGAACGCACTGATGCTCGCCTACCCGGTAATCACATCCGGACCGCTTGCGCACCGCGGCAGCTTCGACGCGCTGCTCGGCGACCGCAAGGCTGATGCCGAAGCGCTCGAACCCGTATCCATCGAGAAGCATATCGACGCCAAGACCCCACCGGTGTTCGTATGGCACACCGTTCCGGACGACTGCGTGCCCTACGAGAACACACTTATGCTCATCGATGCCTGCAAGAAAGCCGGCGTGAGCATCGAGGCGCACCTGTTCCCCAGCGGCGGGCACGGTCTGGCGCTGGGCACCGCGGAGACGGCGTGGCAAGGCGTCAACGGCATCGAGGAATGCGTGCAAGCTTGGCCGAAGCTGGCCGTCGCATGGATGCGCCGCACGCTTGCTCAGTGA
- a CDS encoding cellobiose phosphorylase: MRYGHFDDAAKEYVIETPATPLPWINYLGNEDFFSLISNTGGGYSFYKDAKLRRITRYRYNNVPADNGSRCYYLSLMDSDSADAKPVETWSPTFLPCKTPLDSCKCRQGIGYTVFEASKRGIESKLTAFVPLHTNAEINRLDVTNTTDEPAVIDVTGSVEWCLWNAVDDSSNFQRNLSTGEVEIGLATVCWTVS, encoded by the coding sequence ATGCGCTACGGTCATTTCGATGATGCCGCAAAGGAATACGTGATTGAAACCCCGGCGACTCCCCTGCCGTGGATCAACTACCTTGGCAACGAGGACTTCTTCTCGCTGATTTCCAACACCGGCGGCGGCTACAGCTTCTACAAGGACGCCAAACTACGCCGCATCACCCGCTACCGGTATAACAACGTGCCGGCAGACAACGGCTCCCGCTGCTATTACCTGAGCCTGATGGACTCCGATTCCGCCGATGCCAAGCCGGTCGAAACCTGGTCGCCGACCTTCCTTCCGTGCAAGACCCCGCTTGATTCCTGCAAGTGCCGTCAAGGCATCGGCTACACCGTGTTCGAAGCTTCCAAGCGAGGCATCGAATCCAAGCTCACCGCCTTCGTGCCGCTGCACACCAATGCGGAAATCAATCGGCTCGACGTGACGAACACCACCGACGAGCCGGCCGTCATCGACGTGACCGGCTCCGTGGAATGGTGCCTGTGGAATGCCGTGGACGACTCGTCCAACTTCCAGCGCAACCTGTCCACCGGCGAGGTGGAGATTGGATTGGCGACGGTGTGTTGGACGGTTTCTTAG
- the rpmE gene encoding 50S ribosomal protein L31, producing the protein MKQGIHPDYHAVQVTCSCGNTFVTRSTYNGDHMTVDVCSNCHPFYTGKQKILDTGGRVARFEKRYGKKAK; encoded by the coding sequence ATGAAGCAGGGTATCCATCCTGATTACCACGCAGTGCAGGTCACCTGCTCTTGCGGCAACACCTTCGTCACCCGTTCCACCTACAACGGCGATCACATGACCGTCGACGTGTGCTCCAACTGCCACCCGTTCTACACCGGCAAGCAGAAGATCCTCGACACCGGTGGCCGCGTGGCTCGCTTCGAGAAGCGTTACGGCAAGAAGGCCAAGTGA
- the prfA gene encoding peptide chain release factor 1, producing the protein MADEQFPAAVTALEEYHNIEQQMAEPEVASNPDKMRKLGRRHAELGAIVSAYTAYKQVKDDLEAAREMASEDPDFAEEAKRLEGELPAAEEKLRTALIPRDPDDARDTIMEIKAGTGGEEAALFAGDLLRMYMRYAEKRGWSVTVQSENTTELGGVKDVQLAIRAKGTPAPEDGVWASLKYEGGVHRVQRIPVTESQGRIQTSAAGVIVFPEADEDDDEIEIDPKDLKIDIFMSSGPGGQSVNTTYSAVRMTHIPTGITVNMQDEKSQIQNRAAALRVLKSRLLAMKHEQEAAEAADMRHSQVRSLDRSERIRTYNFPENRIVDHRTNYKAYNLDAVLDGDLQAVIDSDIQADEADRLANQK; encoded by the coding sequence TTGGCAGACGAACAATTCCCCGCGGCCGTCACCGCGCTTGAGGAATACCACAATATCGAACAGCAGATGGCCGAGCCGGAGGTCGCATCCAATCCCGACAAGATGCGCAAGCTGGGTCGGCGCCACGCCGAACTGGGTGCCATCGTCTCCGCCTACACCGCATACAAGCAGGTGAAGGACGATCTGGAGGCGGCCCGCGAGATGGCGTCCGAAGATCCCGATTTCGCCGAAGAGGCCAAGCGGTTGGAAGGCGAGCTGCCCGCAGCCGAAGAGAAGCTGCGCACCGCGCTGATTCCGCGTGACCCCGATGACGCGCGTGACACGATCATGGAGATCAAGGCCGGCACCGGTGGTGAGGAAGCGGCGCTGTTCGCCGGCGACCTGCTGCGTATGTACATGCGATACGCGGAAAAGCGCGGCTGGTCGGTCACCGTGCAAAGCGAGAACACCACCGAGCTGGGTGGCGTCAAGGACGTGCAGCTGGCCATCCGCGCCAAAGGCACTCCGGCGCCGGAGGACGGCGTGTGGGCTTCCCTCAAGTACGAAGGCGGCGTGCACCGCGTGCAGCGCATCCCCGTCACCGAATCGCAGGGACGTATCCAGACTTCCGCCGCCGGCGTGATCGTCTTCCCGGAAGCCGACGAGGACGACGATGAAATCGAAATCGATCCGAAAGACCTCAAAATCGACATCTTCATGAGCTCCGGCCCCGGCGGACAGTCCGTGAACACCACGTATTCCGCGGTCCGCATGACGCACATCCCCACCGGCATCACCGTGAACATGCAGGACGAGAAGAGCCAGATCCAGAACCGCGCGGCGGCACTGCGCGTTCTGAAGAGCCGCCTGCTGGCCATGAAACACGAGCAGGAGGCCGCCGAGGCCGCCGATATGCGCCATTCCCAGGTGCGCTCGCTGGACCGTTCGGAACGTATCCGCACGTACAACTTCCCGGAAAACCGCATCGTCGACCATCGCACGAACTACAAGGCGTACAACCTCGACGCCGTGCTTGACGGCGATCTGCAGGCCGTGATCGACAGCGACATCCAGGCGGACGAAGCCGATCGTCTCGCCAACCAGAAGTAA
- the prmC gene encoding peptide chain release factor N(5)-glutamine methyltransferase, giving the protein MATVFETVRSAADELRAAGVDTPQHDAKLLLAEAFHTDLQHVDKAMLMGDGVERLAEKEDAEPAMERFQTMLARRVKREPLQHITGHAPFRYLDLKVGPGVFIPRPETELVVQEGVDWATRNGMYRAKVVDLCAGSGAIGLAFASEVPGSEVWAVEKSATTAEWTWRNLDETAKRYPAIAGNYHLDIADATQMPTLSQLDGTIDIVLTNPPYVPLADIPEQSEVRDYDPDLALYGGSADGTLIPERIIARAAKLLRAGGLMVMEHDITQGERLAAFARTCGFVDVTVHNDYTGRPRYLTAEKQPAQ; this is encoded by the coding sequence GTGGCGACGGTATTCGAAACGGTGCGTTCCGCCGCGGACGAACTACGTGCGGCGGGAGTCGACACTCCGCAGCACGACGCCAAACTGCTGCTCGCCGAAGCGTTCCATACGGACCTGCAGCACGTGGACAAAGCCATGCTCATGGGCGATGGCGTCGAACGTCTGGCCGAAAAAGAAGACGCGGAACCGGCGATGGAACGTTTCCAGACCATGCTGGCCCGTCGTGTCAAACGCGAGCCGTTGCAGCACATCACCGGCCATGCGCCGTTTCGCTACCTTGATTTGAAAGTCGGTCCAGGCGTGTTCATTCCACGTCCGGAAACCGAACTGGTCGTGCAGGAAGGCGTCGACTGGGCCACCAGAAACGGCATGTACCGCGCCAAAGTGGTCGATCTGTGCGCCGGCAGCGGTGCGATCGGCCTCGCCTTCGCTTCGGAAGTGCCGGGCAGCGAGGTGTGGGCCGTCGAGAAAAGCGCTACGACCGCCGAGTGGACGTGGCGCAACCTCGACGAGACCGCGAAACGGTATCCCGCAATCGCCGGCAATTATCATCTGGACATCGCCGACGCCACGCAAATGCCGACGCTAAGCCAACTTGACGGCACCATCGACATCGTGCTCACCAATCCGCCGTACGTGCCGCTTGCCGACATTCCCGAACAGTCGGAAGTGCGCGATTATGATCCCGATCTGGCGCTATACGGCGGTTCGGCGGATGGCACGCTCATTCCGGAACGCATCATCGCACGCGCGGCGAAACTGCTTCGTGCGGGTGGACTTATGGTGATGGAGCACGACATCACGCAGGGGGAGCGGCTTGCCGCCTTCGCACGAACCTGCGGCTTCGTCGACGTTACCGTGCATAACGACTACACCGGACGGCCACGTTATCTGACGGCGGAAAAACAGCCGGCACAGTAA
- a CDS encoding ABC transporter substrate-binding protein: protein MNAKFSAKCVALIAAGAMSMSLAACSGGSMDDSSSSNGSAANSDTITLGSVTTNSGTAAAYGEAEVAGFKLAVDEINAKGGINGKKVKLESMDDKGDATEASNAFNKLAGDNSVLGVVGPTISSTTAAVAPLADQSKLPAIAPAATSDSIETGGYMFRTCFKDSYQGEIAAKFAAETLKVKKVAVLYGTGDPYSSGVGKAFAAAAKKAGLDVVAEENSSSADDTEYSSQLQKIQAAGAEFLYAPYYYSVAGPYIIPQARSVGYKGYVMGPDGYDGLKMTDDKSLYNKVLYTTHYSPDDTSNAKVQDFIKSYKKANKNADPNTFTALGYDSVYMMKQAIEKAGKNATREGVRNAIAGMSFEGVTGNFTLDKKGSPKKSVVVLELKDGKPQYKTTIQPAK, encoded by the coding sequence ATGAACGCGAAGTTCTCCGCCAAGTGCGTCGCCCTGATCGCGGCAGGCGCAATGTCGATGTCCCTCGCTGCCTGCTCCGGCGGCAGCATGGACGATTCCAGCAGCTCCAACGGTAGCGCGGCCAACAGCGATACCATCACGCTGGGCTCCGTCACCACCAACTCCGGCACCGCCGCCGCATATGGCGAGGCCGAGGTCGCCGGCTTCAAGCTGGCTGTGGATGAGATCAACGCCAAGGGCGGCATCAACGGCAAGAAGGTCAAGCTCGAGTCCATGGACGACAAGGGCGACGCCACCGAAGCCTCCAACGCCTTCAACAAGCTCGCCGGCGACAACAGCGTGCTCGGCGTGGTCGGCCCGACCATCTCCTCCACCACCGCGGCAGTGGCTCCGCTGGCCGACCAGTCCAAGCTGCCGGCCATCGCACCGGCCGCCACCTCCGACTCCATCGAGACCGGTGGCTACATGTTCCGCACCTGCTTCAAGGACTCCTACCAGGGTGAGATCGCTGCCAAGTTCGCAGCCGAGACCCTGAAGGTCAAGAAGGTCGCCGTGCTGTACGGCACCGGCGATCCGTACTCCTCCGGCGTGGGCAAGGCCTTCGCCGCTGCCGCCAAGAAGGCCGGCCTTGACGTCGTGGCCGAAGAGAACTCCTCCAGCGCCGACGACACCGAGTACTCCTCCCAGCTGCAGAAGATCCAGGCCGCTGGCGCCGAGTTCCTGTACGCTCCGTACTACTACTCCGTCGCTGGCCCGTACATCATCCCGCAGGCCCGCTCCGTCGGCTACAAGGGCTATGTGATGGGTCCTGACGGCTACGACGGCCTGAAGATGACCGACGACAAGTCGCTGTACAACAAGGTGCTCTACACCACCCACTACTCTCCGGACGACACCTCCAACGCCAAGGTGCAGGACTTCATCAAGTCCTACAAGAAGGCCAACAAGAACGCCGATCCGAACACCTTCACCGCACTGGGCTACGACTCCGTGTACATGATGAAGCAGGCCATCGAGAAAGCCGGCAAGAACGCCACCCGCGAAGGCGTGCGCAACGCCATCGCCGGCATGAGCTTCGAAGGCGTGACCGGCAACTTCACGCTCGACAAGAAGGGCTCCCCGAAGAAGTCCGTCGTCGTGCTTGAGCTCAAGGACGGCAAGCCGCAGTACAAGACCACCATTCAGCCTGCCAAGTGA
- a CDS encoding branched-chain amino acid ABC transporter permease, with product MGDQIIMFISQIFNGLKIGSVYSLVALGYTMVYGIIRLINFAHGDFIMVGSYVLMLTIPAIVAFGLPAWVAVIPAILMCVAVGVIVERAAYKPVREKGNSMTALITAIAMSLLLENGSQAIFGADYQTVPTIIQIPTLAIGKLKIDGATIITIVLGVIIMVALQLFVTYTKQGKAMRAVSEDKEASILMGINVNSTITLTFAIGSGLAAVASLMYCVSYPQVSPMMGAMLGLKAFVAAVLGGIGSIPGAMVGGLVIGVVESLTKAYIGTITSGVITSAFSDAIVFGILIIVLLVKPSGLMGEPETEKV from the coding sequence ATGGGCGATCAGATCATCATGTTCATCAGTCAGATCTTCAACGGTCTGAAGATCGGCAGCGTGTACTCGCTCGTGGCACTCGGCTACACCATGGTGTACGGCATCATTCGTTTGATCAACTTCGCACACGGCGATTTCATCATGGTCGGCTCCTACGTGCTGATGCTTACCATTCCGGCGATCGTCGCATTCGGCCTGCCCGCATGGGTGGCCGTCATCCCCGCGATCCTCATGTGCGTGGCGGTGGGCGTCATCGTGGAGAGGGCCGCATACAAGCCGGTTCGTGAAAAGGGCAACAGCATGACGGCCCTCATCACCGCAATCGCAATGAGCCTTCTGCTGGAGAACGGCTCCCAGGCCATCTTCGGCGCCGACTACCAGACCGTGCCCACCATCATCCAGATTCCGACGCTGGCGATCGGCAAACTGAAGATCGACGGCGCGACCATCATCACCATCGTGCTCGGCGTGATCATCATGGTCGCGCTGCAGCTGTTCGTCACCTACACCAAGCAGGGCAAGGCCATGCGCGCGGTCTCCGAAGACAAGGAGGCCTCGATCCTGATGGGCATCAACGTGAACTCCACCATCACGCTCACGTTCGCCATCGGTTCGGGCCTCGCCGCCGTCGCATCGCTGATGTACTGCGTTTCCTATCCGCAGGTGTCCCCGATGATGGGTGCGATGCTGGGCCTGAAGGCCTTCGTCGCGGCCGTGCTCGGCGGCATCGGCTCCATCCCGGGTGCCATGGTCGGCGGTCTGGTGATCGGCGTGGTCGAAAGCCTGACCAAGGCGTACATCGGCACCATCACCAGCGGCGTGATCACGTCCGCGTTCTCCGACGCCATTGTGTTCGGCATCCTCATCATCGTGCTCCTGGTCAAGCCGTCCGGCCTGATGGGCGAACCGGAAACCGAGAAGGTGTGA
- a CDS encoding branched-chain amino acid ABC transporter permease translates to MKKSMLSTKQSYLMCAVGIVVLFGILMGVCESGMASTYIKGIMMTSCIAIIMTTSLNLTIGVLGQLTLGCCGFEAIGAYSAALLSKLLVANGVAMDPTLRFLLTTLAGGVVACIFGILVGIPALRLHGDYLAIITLGFGEIIRVIIQNLKVAGGMGLDKGAAGQALIGIDRLANLYVVFWITVVTVVLLFMFARSRYGRAVKAIRDDEIAASASGINITYMKVLVFAISAFFAGIAGGIFAQYIGSLNPAMAGWLQSINYVIMVVFGGMGSLTGSIVSAIALTILPELLRAFSTYRMLVYSVALVLIMIFRPQGIFGNWEFSLTKTINKLFYPMKVKAHGKSKQAESTAKAAKDTAKTDETVETAADTKEAQA, encoded by the coding sequence ATGAAGAAATCAATGCTTTCCACCAAACAGTCCTATCTGATGTGCGCGGTCGGCATCGTCGTGCTGTTCGGCATTCTGATGGGTGTATGCGAATCCGGCATGGCCAGCACCTACATCAAGGGCATCATGATGACAAGCTGCATCGCCATCATCATGACCACGTCGCTGAACCTCACCATCGGCGTGCTCGGCCAGCTGACGCTGGGCTGCTGCGGCTTCGAAGCGATCGGCGCGTACAGCGCGGCCCTGCTGAGCAAGCTGCTCGTCGCCAACGGCGTTGCGATGGATCCGACGCTGCGATTCCTGCTGACGACGCTCGCCGGCGGCGTGGTCGCCTGCATCTTCGGCATCCTGGTCGGCATTCCGGCACTGCGTCTGCATGGCGATTACCTCGCCATCATCACGCTGGGCTTCGGCGAAATCATCCGCGTGATCATCCAGAACCTGAAGGTCGCCGGCGGCATGGGCCTTGACAAGGGCGCGGCCGGCCAGGCGCTGATCGGCATCGACCGACTCGCCAACCTGTACGTCGTGTTCTGGATCACCGTCGTCACCGTCGTGCTGCTGTTCATGTTCGCCCGCTCCCGTTACGGCCGTGCCGTCAAGGCCATCCGCGACGACGAGATCGCGGCAAGCGCGTCCGGCATCAACATCACCTACATGAAGGTGCTCGTGTTCGCTATCTCCGCGTTCTTCGCGGGCATCGCCGGCGGCATCTTCGCCCAGTACATCGGCTCGCTGAACCCCGCGATGGCCGGATGGCTGCAATCGATCAACTACGTGATCATGGTCGTGTTCGGCGGCATGGGCTCGCTGACAGGTTCCATCGTCTCCGCCATCGCGCTGACGATCCTGCCGGAGCTGTTGCGCGCCTTCTCCACCTACCGCATGCTCGTGTACTCGGTGGCGCTGGTGCTCATCATGATCTTCCGCCCGCAGGGCATCTTCGGCAACTGGGAATTCTCCCTGACCAAGACCATCAACAAGCTGTTCTACCCGATGAAGGTCAAGGCGCACGGCAAGTCGAAGCAGGCTGAATCCACCGCCAAGGCAGCCAAGGACACCGCCAAGACGGACGAAACCGTCGAGACGGCCGCCGACACCAAGGAGGCGCAGGCATGA
- a CDS encoding ABC transporter ATP-binding protein: MSEPILKAEHLGITFGGLKAVSDFNMTINSGELVGLIGPNGAGKTTVFNLLTGVYQPTEGEFFLDGERMNGKKTYQVVRAGIARTFQNIRLFGQMTVEENVLVAFNESFSYHMGGAIFRTPKFWKQEREMHAKAIDLLKIFGLEGLAETEAANLPYGAQRKLEIARALATGMKLLLLDEPAAGMNPTETEDLLNCINTIRDRFGIAILLIEHDMSLVMNVCQRIQVLDYGRTIAAGTPDEIANNPQVISAYLGSDDDTDSDDAKHESEEA, translated from the coding sequence ATGAGCGAGCCCATCCTGAAAGCCGAACATCTCGGCATCACCTTCGGAGGCCTCAAAGCCGTATCCGACTTCAACATGACCATCAACTCCGGCGAGCTCGTCGGTCTGATCGGCCCGAACGGCGCCGGCAAAACCACCGTGTTCAACCTGCTGACCGGCGTGTACCAGCCCACGGAAGGCGAGTTCTTCCTGGACGGCGAACGCATGAACGGCAAGAAGACGTACCAGGTGGTGCGCGCCGGCATCGCCAGAACCTTCCAGAACATCCGCCTGTTCGGCCAGATGACCGTGGAGGAGAACGTGCTGGTCGCATTCAACGAATCGTTCAGCTACCACATGGGCGGCGCGATTTTCCGCACGCCGAAATTCTGGAAGCAGGAACGCGAGATGCACGCCAAAGCCATCGACCTGCTCAAGATCTTCGGACTAGAGGGCCTGGCCGAAACCGAAGCGGCGAACCTGCCGTACGGCGCCCAGCGCAAGCTGGAAATCGCCCGCGCCCTCGCCACCGGCATGAAACTGCTGTTGCTCGACGAGCCGGCGGCAGGCATGAACCCGACGGAGACCGAGGACCTGCTCAACTGCATCAACACCATCCGCGACCGCTTCGGCATCGCCATCCTGCTGATCGAGCATGACATGAGCCTGGTGATGAACGTCTGCCAGCGCATCCAGGTGCTCGACTACGGACGCACCATCGCCGCCGGCACGCCGGACGAGATCGCCAACAACCCGCAGGTCATCTCCGCATACCTGGGTTCCGACGACGATACCGACAGCGACGATGCCAAGCACGAAAGCGAGGAAGCCTGA
- a CDS encoding ABC transporter ATP-binding protein, which translates to MLEVKNLSVSYGAIEAVKDISFTVNDGEIVSLIGANGAGKTTTLHTITGLVPAKSGSVMYNGVDLLKTHNNKIVTLGMAHIPEGRHVFTRMSVEENLEMGAFSLKDQSDLKKDLDMVYGLFPRLKERRNQKAGTLSGGEQQMLAMGRALMSHPKTILMDEPSMGLSPKLVKEIFSIIRKLHEQGITILLVEQNAKMALSIADRAYVLETGRITMEGDAKELLNNEQVRKAYLGA; encoded by the coding sequence ATGCTGGAAGTCAAGAACCTTTCCGTTTCGTACGGTGCCATCGAAGCCGTCAAGGACATCAGCTTCACTGTCAACGACGGCGAGATCGTGTCTCTGATCGGCGCGAACGGCGCAGGCAAGACCACCACGCTGCACACCATCACCGGTCTGGTACCGGCGAAATCCGGTTCCGTGATGTACAACGGAGTGGATCTGCTGAAAACCCACAACAACAAGATCGTGACCCTCGGTATGGCGCACATTCCGGAAGGGCGCCACGTCTTCACACGCATGAGCGTCGAAGAGAACCTGGAGATGGGCGCGTTCAGCCTGAAGGACCAGTCGGACCTCAAGAAGGACCTCGACATGGTCTACGGCCTGTTCCCCCGTCTGAAGGAACGCCGTAACCAGAAGGCCGGCACGTTGTCCGGCGGCGAGCAGCAGATGCTGGCGATGGGCCGCGCGCTGATGAGCCATCCGAAGACGATCCTCATGGACGAGCCGTCCATGGGCCTGTCCCCGAAGCTCGTCAAGGAGATCTTCTCCATCATCCGCAAGCTGCACGAGCAGGGCATCACGATTCTGCTGGTCGAGCAGAACGCCAAGATGGCGCTGTCGATCGCCGACCGCGCATACGTGCTGGAAACCGGCCGTATCACGATGGAAGGCGACGCCAAGGAACTGCTCAACAACGAGCAGGTGCGCAAGGCGTATCTGGGCGCCTGA
- a CDS encoding L-threonylcarbamoyladenylate synthase → MSEICTVNDESLARAVEIIHDGGLVVIPTDTVYGVACDPRNIEAIRKVFAAKQRPKYKSLQVLLPSIESMEKLHLTLPVPLNRLAAMFMPGAFSPIAEAEDDCSLATLRHDPTTGKATQGVRIPNSAVALRILRATGPLAATSANRSGEESAQTVQEAADALGDAVDLYLDGGATPGHVSSTVVAADPHERDGIAILREGVIRELVIRKALTLNGGALGA, encoded by the coding sequence ATGAGCGAAATTTGCACAGTAAACGACGAATCCCTTGCCCGGGCCGTTGAAATCATCCATGATGGCGGATTGGTGGTCATCCCCACTGACACGGTGTACGGCGTCGCCTGCGATCCGCGTAACATCGAGGCGATCCGCAAGGTGTTCGCAGCCAAACAACGACCGAAATACAAGTCGTTGCAGGTGTTGCTGCCGTCAATCGAAAGCATGGAGAAGCTGCATCTGACCTTGCCGGTGCCGCTCAACCGTCTGGCCGCCATGTTCATGCCGGGCGCTTTTTCGCCGATAGCGGAAGCGGAAGACGACTGTTCGCTTGCCACGTTGCGTCATGATCCGACAACCGGCAAAGCCACACAGGGCGTGCGCATCCCCAATTCCGCGGTCGCGCTGCGTATTCTGCGAGCCACCGGGCCGTTGGCCGCCACCAGCGCCAACCGTTCCGGCGAGGAAAGCGCACAAACGGTGCAGGAAGCCGCGGACGCGCTGGGAGATGCGGTGGATCTGTATTTGGACGGGGGGGCGACTCCGGGACATGTGTCGTCCACGGTGGTTGCAGCCGACCCGCACGAGCGCGACGGCATCGCGATTCTTCGGGAGGGAGTGATTCGCGAGCTGGTCATCCGTAAGGCTTTAACACTGAATGGCGGTGCTTTGGGCGCATGA